The proteins below come from a single Acidimicrobiia bacterium genomic window:
- the glmM gene encoding phosphoglucosamine mutase: MDHATQRLFGTDGVRGVANTELTADLALDLARAAGAMIDGPVVIGRDTRRSGAMLASSVASGFNSVGIDTVDLGIIPVGGVSRLTRDIGASLGVMVSASHNPAADNGIKFFGRDGAKLSDADEATIEANFFAGVPTTRPLGASVGLQTRIDDAVERYIDRIARTAQYSMKGLEFVLDCANGAAFAAAPALVDRVGATATVIADVPDGMNINDGVGATHPEAVASIARGKVAFAFDGDADRLIAVDEDGEVCDGDVIMAIFAKWQHDRGKLTRNKVVATVMSNLGFHKAMERLGIEVVVTPVGDRHVVEEMRRTKAIVGGEQSGHILLEDRSTGDGLRTALRLMEVLAATGKPLTELRTVMTVLPQVLVNVPVDSKDGFEGDAEVRNAIREAKRALGPRGRIVVRPSGTEPLIRVMVEAPTAGEAQTVADSVADSVRSNFA; encoded by the coding sequence ATGGATCATGCAACCCAACGCCTGTTCGGAACCGACGGTGTTCGAGGCGTCGCCAACACGGAGCTGACGGCTGACCTCGCGCTCGATCTGGCGAGGGCAGCGGGGGCGATGATCGATGGTCCGGTTGTGATCGGACGGGACACCCGACGATCGGGAGCGATGCTCGCCTCGAGCGTGGCCTCCGGGTTCAACTCGGTCGGTATCGACACCGTCGACCTCGGGATCATCCCGGTCGGTGGCGTTTCACGGCTCACCCGCGACATCGGAGCCTCGCTCGGTGTCATGGTTTCTGCGTCACACAATCCAGCGGCCGACAACGGCATCAAGTTCTTCGGGAGAGACGGCGCCAAGCTGTCGGATGCCGATGAGGCGACGATCGAAGCGAACTTCTTCGCCGGTGTCCCGACAACCCGCCCACTCGGAGCATCGGTCGGTCTCCAGACGAGGATCGACGACGCCGTCGAACGGTACATCGATCGTATCGCTCGAACCGCCCAGTACTCCATGAAGGGCCTCGAATTCGTGCTCGACTGCGCCAATGGTGCCGCATTCGCCGCGGCCCCTGCCCTCGTCGACCGGGTCGGTGCCACAGCGACGGTCATTGCTGATGTCCCTGACGGCATGAACATCAACGACGGAGTCGGCGCGACCCATCCCGAAGCCGTCGCTTCGATCGCGCGTGGCAAGGTGGCGTTCGCGTTCGACGGAGACGCCGACCGGCTCATCGCCGTTGACGAGGATGGTGAGGTCTGTGACGGCGATGTCATCATGGCGATCTTCGCCAAGTGGCAGCACGACCGGGGCAAGCTCACACGCAACAAAGTTGTTGCGACGGTGATGTCCAACCTTGGCTTCCACAAAGCCATGGAGCGCCTCGGCATCGAGGTGGTCGTCACCCCGGTTGGGGACCGCCATGTCGTTGAGGAGATGCGCAGAACGAAGGCGATCGTCGGGGGAGAACAGTCCGGTCACATTCTTCTTGAGGATCGGTCGACCGGTGACGGGCTCCGTACGGCGCTCCGACTCATGGAGGTCCTCGCGGCAACCGGCAAGCCGCTCACCGAGTTGCGCACGGTGATGACCGTTCTTCCGCAGGTGTTGGTGAATGTCCCTGTGGATTCCAAGGACGGCTTCGAAGGAGATGCCGAGGTGCGGAATGCGATCCGCGAAGCCAAGCGCGCCCTCGGGCCGCGGGGAAGGATCGTCGTGAGGCCGTCAGGTACCGAGCCGTTGATCCGCGTCATGGTCGAGGCTCCCACGGCGGGGGAGGCGCAGACCGTCGCCGATTCCGTCGCCGACTCGGTGCGGTCCAACTTCGCATGA
- the rpsI gene encoding 30S ribosomal protein S9, with protein sequence MANPKPLTQTTGRRKSSVARVRLYDGTGEYHINGRTLDDYFSDPALRRRVHEAFKVTDLEGRYDVHASLHGGGFTGQSDALRLGIARSLIVIDPDLRPPLKREGMLRRDARRVERKKYGLRKARRAPQFTKR encoded by the coding sequence ATGGCCAACCCGAAGCCACTCACCCAAACGACCGGTCGCCGCAAGAGCTCCGTGGCACGGGTACGCCTCTACGACGGAACCGGCGAGTACCACATCAACGGCCGCACCCTTGACGACTACTTCAGCGATCCCGCTCTCCGTCGCCGTGTCCACGAGGCGTTCAAGGTCACCGACCTCGAAGGTCGGTACGATGTCCACGCGAGCCTCCACGGCGGTGGCTTCACCGGGCAGAGCGATGCGCTGCGGCTCGGAATCGCGCGAAGCCTCATCGTGATCGACCCCGACCTCCGCCCACCCCTCAAGCGTGAGGGCATGCTGAGGCGTGACGCCCGACGCGTGGAGCGGAAGAAGTACGGCTTGCGCAAAGCTCGCCGAGCGCCGCAGTTCACCAAGCGGTAG
- the rplM gene encoding 50S ribosomal protein L13, whose amino-acid sequence MPVRGLLFVKAKLHKTYSPTQSDLARSWYVVDATGVPLGRLASEVAQILRGKHKPTYAPHLDGGDHVIIVNAAKVHASGNKETEKVYYRHSGYPGGLRAETFSQVRRDHPERLVESAVRGMLPKNRLGRQMFRKLKVYPGPEHPHAAQQPEPMTLTHRKADS is encoded by the coding sequence ATGCCAGTTCGAGGACTGCTGTTCGTGAAAGCCAAGCTGCACAAGACCTATTCGCCAACACAGAGCGACCTCGCGCGCTCGTGGTATGTCGTCGATGCGACCGGCGTTCCCCTCGGCCGTCTCGCTTCCGAGGTCGCCCAGATCCTCCGCGGCAAGCACAAACCGACCTATGCGCCACATCTCGACGGCGGTGACCATGTGATCATCGTGAACGCCGCGAAGGTCCACGCCTCGGGGAACAAGGAGACCGAGAAGGTCTATTACCGGCACTCGGGCTACCCGGGTGGGTTACGGGCAGAGACCTTCTCCCAGGTCCGCCGTGACCACCCCGAGCGTCTCGTCGAGTCCGCCGTTCGTGGCATGCTGCCGAAGAACCGACTTGGTCGGCAGATGTTCCGCAAGCTCAAGGTCTATCCGGGCCCTGAGCACCCCCACGCGGCCCAGCAGCCGGAACCGATGACCCTCACCCACCGAAAGGCTGACTCCTGA
- the ilvA gene encoding threonine ammonia-lyase encodes MPVTLDDVQAADARIRSVVLETPTLPSVSFSRLTGCEVLLKAENLQRTGSFKIRGAMNAISLLPERRKRAGVVAASAGNHAQGVALAARELGIAATVFMPESAAIPKVAATVAYGATVELGGSDLAEATDLGVAFAREHGAVLIHPYDDPHIIAGQGTLGLEILQQVPDVETVVLPVGGGGLISGVALAVKTRRPDVRIVGVHAKAVPTYLEARTTGAAVPIQAEPTIADGIAVSRPSQTCFEIIEEHVDDLVTVPDHQITESVALLLERAKYLVEPSGAAGVAAVLNGVVTGTGRTVIVLSGGNIDLLLLDSVIRHGLETRGRYASFAITVPDRPGHLAGVLTKVGDLGGNVLSVEHHREGTGLAFGTVRIKLSIETRSKEHFEAILSALDDDMIE; translated from the coding sequence ATGCCGGTCACACTCGACGATGTCCAAGCCGCGGATGCACGGATCCGGTCGGTGGTGTTGGAAACCCCAACACTTCCTTCGGTTTCCTTCTCCCGACTCACCGGATGTGAGGTCCTCCTGAAGGCCGAAAACCTGCAGCGAACCGGATCATTCAAGATCCGGGGGGCCATGAACGCCATCTCGCTGCTTCCCGAACGCCGTAAGCGGGCCGGTGTGGTCGCAGCGTCCGCGGGGAATCACGCCCAAGGGGTAGCCCTTGCTGCCCGCGAACTCGGGATCGCGGCGACCGTCTTCATGCCCGAGAGCGCCGCCATTCCGAAGGTCGCTGCGACGGTTGCCTACGGCGCGACGGTCGAACTGGGCGGTTCCGACCTCGCGGAGGCGACGGACCTCGGTGTTGCATTCGCACGAGAGCACGGCGCGGTGTTGATCCATCCCTATGACGATCCACACATCATCGCTGGCCAGGGAACCCTCGGTCTCGAGATTCTCCAACAGGTCCCCGATGTCGAAACAGTGGTGCTCCCGGTCGGTGGTGGCGGCCTGATCTCGGGGGTCGCGCTCGCCGTCAAGACCAGGCGTCCCGATGTGCGGATCGTCGGGGTGCATGCCAAGGCCGTTCCGACCTACCTCGAGGCGCGGACCACCGGAGCCGCGGTGCCGATCCAGGCAGAGCCGACGATCGCTGACGGCATTGCCGTGTCACGCCCGTCGCAAACCTGTTTCGAGATCATCGAAGAACATGTGGATGACCTCGTCACCGTGCCCGACCACCAGATCACTGAGTCCGTCGCCCTGCTCCTCGAACGAGCGAAATACCTCGTGGAGCCGTCGGGTGCGGCAGGGGTCGCAGCCGTCCTCAACGGTGTCGTCACGGGTACCGGCAGGACCGTGATCGTGCTCTCCGGCGGCAACATCGACCTGCTCCTTCTCGATTCGGTGATCCGGCACGGACTGGAGACCCGGGGGAGGTACGCCTCGTTTGCGATCACCGTGCCCGATCGTCCCGGACACCTCGCCGGGGTGCTCACGAAGGTCGGGGATCTCGGTGGCAATGTCCTTTCCGTCGAGCACCACCGTGAAGGGACCGGGCTTGCGTTCGGGACCGTGAGGATCAAGCTGTCGATCGAGACGCGCTCCAAGGAACACTTCGAAGCAATCCTGTCAGCACTCGACGACGACATGATCGAGTAG
- the truA gene encoding tRNA pseudouridine(38-40) synthase TruA, producing the protein MPTYRMDLAYDGSSFHGYAAQPNLRTVQGELETALAPHTAGAATQVAGRTDKGVHATAQVVSFVSRDINTAYVVESLNRQLAPEIAVHRLIQVDNGFDARRSATGRAYRYRILNSPIHDPLLARTTWHVKEPLDVQLMNKAARYFVGEHDFAAFCRRYRDRSMVRRLDWAVWRRTNDLIDLSIGAAAFCHQMVRSIAALCVAVGHGSIDPSTMPEILESGDRSLTPGVAPAHGLTLVAVSYHPDPLPRPSWATWA; encoded by the coding sequence ATGCCGACCTACCGGATGGATCTGGCCTACGACGGATCATCATTCCACGGCTATGCCGCGCAACCGAACCTCCGAACAGTGCAAGGGGAACTCGAGACGGCGCTCGCACCCCACACCGCTGGCGCTGCGACCCAGGTCGCCGGGAGAACCGACAAGGGGGTGCATGCAACCGCGCAGGTCGTTTCGTTCGTATCGCGCGACATCAACACGGCGTATGTCGTCGAATCCCTCAACAGGCAGCTCGCACCCGAGATCGCCGTCCACCGCCTTATCCAAGTGGACAACGGTTTCGATGCTCGCCGAAGCGCAACCGGCCGTGCGTACCGCTACCGGATCCTCAACTCCCCGATCCATGACCCGTTGCTCGCCAGAACAACATGGCATGTGAAGGAGCCGCTTGATGTTCAGCTCATGAACAAAGCCGCGAGGTACTTCGTCGGTGAACACGACTTCGCTGCTTTCTGTCGCCGCTACAGGGATCGATCCATGGTGCGAAGGCTCGACTGGGCAGTGTGGAGGCGCACCAACGACCTTATCGATCTTTCGATCGGTGCGGCCGCCTTCTGCCACCAGATGGTCCGATCCATCGCAGCGCTTTGTGTTGCGGTGGGCCACGGTTCGATCGACCCGTCGACGATGCCCGAGATCCTCGAATCCGGCGATCGCAGTCTCACCCCCGGCGTGGCCCCTGCGCATGGGTTGACCCTCGTCGCCGTGTCGTATCACCCCGACCCGCTCCCACGCCCGTCCTGGGCGACCTGGGCCTAG
- a CDS encoding YIP1 family protein translates to MTPRVTAMPGHSHRGGTLPSTAHQGTTLVGVVFHRLFQTIKLERDAFVWMDFNDRATGDAAILVGITQVLLVIGTGTSLGRLVAHPFDIVSLLISAAIFWLLYAAATYAIVRFLLDGHGSFPLYLRIAGFAYPTLLLLVFSNLLFSYDQFILILVVGAAWFVLIMARGVSYASDFPTSKALVASVGGYIAVLIVQQVAVGLRVF, encoded by the coding sequence GTGACGCCACGCGTCACGGCGATGCCGGGTCACAGCCACCGCGGCGGTACCCTCCCGTCGACCGCACACCAAGGGACGACACTCGTGGGCGTCGTGTTTCACCGCCTCTTCCAAACGATCAAGCTCGAACGCGATGCGTTTGTGTGGATGGATTTCAACGATCGAGCGACCGGCGACGCCGCCATTCTCGTCGGAATCACCCAGGTCCTCCTCGTCATCGGGACCGGAACGAGCCTCGGCCGTCTTGTCGCGCACCCGTTCGACATCGTCTCCCTCCTCATCTCGGCAGCGATCTTCTGGCTCCTGTACGCGGCCGCGACCTACGCGATCGTGAGGTTCCTCCTCGACGGCCACGGTTCGTTCCCGCTCTATCTTCGGATCGCTGGCTTCGCCTATCCCACCCTGCTGCTGCTCGTCTTTTCCAACCTGCTGTTCAGCTACGACCAGTTCATCCTGATCCTCGTGGTGGGCGCCGCTTGGTTCGTTCTGATCATGGCGAGAGGTGTGTCGTACGCGTCCGACTTCCCCACATCGAAGGCCCTTGTCGCGTCAGTCGGGGGATACATCGCTGTCCTCATCGTGCAACAGGTCGCCGTGGGCCTGAGGGTCTTCTAG
- the rplQ gene encoding 50S ribosomal protein L17 encodes MPRPKKGPRLGASPSHQRKILANLTVSLIEHEEVTTTHAKARALRPYAEKVITRAGRGDLHARRTILKRIENNDAVTKLFDDVAPRYVDRPGGYLRITKLGPRRGDGAEMAKVELI; translated from the coding sequence ATGCCTCGGCCGAAAAAGGGGCCTCGTCTCGGGGCCAGTCCGTCGCACCAACGCAAGATCCTTGCGAACCTCACGGTGTCGCTGATCGAGCATGAAGAGGTCACGACCACCCATGCCAAGGCAAGGGCGCTTCGCCCCTACGCAGAGAAGGTGATCACGAGGGCGGGACGGGGAGATCTTCATGCCCGCCGAACGATCCTCAAGCGGATCGAGAACAACGACGCGGTCACGAAGCTCTTCGATGATGTGGCTCCTCGGTATGTGGACCGGCCCGGTGGCTATCTCAGGATCACCAAGCTCGGCCCCAGAAGGGGTGACGGTGCCGAAATGGCGAAGGTGGAGCTGATCTGA
- a CDS encoding DNA-directed RNA polymerase subunit alpha, translating to MLITQRPTIEEEPVNEERSKFVVGPLEPGFGYTLGNTMRRTLLARIPGAAITSVRIDGVQHEFSTVEGVVEDVVDFILNLKQVVLRIETDEPVTLYLSAKGKGEVTAGDINAPAGVEVINSDLHLAELSSSGKLEVEMTAERGVGYRSADRNKKSEAIGVIPIDSIFSPVRKVAYRVENTQVGQRTDFDKLILDIETDSSITPAEAISSAGGTLKNLFELFAEMEEYDALIPDELTPSEVSGHEHLDLPIEALDLSERPRNCLRRAQIQTVGELIEKTEEDLLNITNFGMKSLEEVVAKLDELGFGLKNYADADTSVV from the coding sequence GTGCTGATCACCCAACGCCCCACAATCGAAGAAGAGCCCGTCAACGAGGAACGATCGAAGTTCGTCGTCGGACCACTCGAGCCCGGCTTCGGGTACACGCTCGGGAACACGATGCGTCGCACCCTCCTTGCCAGGATCCCGGGCGCGGCCATCACCTCAGTTCGGATCGACGGCGTCCAGCACGAGTTCTCAACCGTTGAAGGCGTTGTCGAAGATGTGGTCGACTTCATTCTGAACCTCAAGCAGGTCGTGCTGCGCATCGAAACGGACGAGCCCGTCACGCTGTACCTCTCCGCGAAGGGCAAGGGGGAGGTCACCGCCGGGGACATCAACGCCCCAGCGGGTGTCGAGGTCATCAACAGCGACCTGCACCTCGCCGAGCTCTCATCGAGTGGCAAGCTCGAGGTCGAGATGACCGCAGAGCGTGGCGTCGGGTACCGATCCGCAGATCGCAACAAGAAGAGCGAGGCCATCGGTGTGATCCCGATCGATTCGATCTTCTCGCCGGTGCGCAAGGTCGCCTACCGGGTTGAGAACACCCAGGTGGGGCAGCGCACCGACTTCGACAAGCTGATCCTCGACATCGAGACCGATAGCTCAATCACCCCAGCCGAGGCCATCTCGTCGGCGGGAGGAACCCTCAAGAACCTCTTCGAGCTCTTCGCCGAGATGGAAGAGTACGACGCGCTCATCCCCGACGAGCTCACACCGTCGGAGGTGTCGGGTCACGAACACCTCGATCTTCCAATCGAGGCACTTGATCTCTCCGAGCGGCCCCGCAACTGCCTCCGACGCGCCCAGATCCAGACCGTCGGCGAGTTGATCGAGAAGACGGAAGAGGATCTGCTCAACATCACGAACTTCGGCATGAAGAGCCTCGAAGAGGTCGTCGCAAAGCTCGACGAGCTCGGTTTCGGACTCAAGAACTACGCCGATGCGGACACGAGCGTCGTCTGA
- the rpsD gene encoding 30S ribosomal protein S4, protein MARYTGPRTKVSRRARQLLDENKAKYYDRRPYPPGQHGRGRIRESQYQIQLREKQKLKFMYGVLEKQFRRYYRNAASKSGITGTNLLAILETRLDNVVYRAGFASTRPQARQLVNHGHFLVNGRKVDIPSYEVRAGDVVTVKERSREVLPIQHAIDTVGRTVPEWLAADGKGRTITVDAIPSREQIDTDIKEQLIVELYSK, encoded by the coding sequence ATGGCTCGCTATACCGGCCCTCGCACCAAGGTCAGCCGTAGAGCACGCCAACTGCTCGACGAGAACAAGGCAAAATACTACGACCGTCGCCCGTACCCGCCAGGCCAGCATGGCCGTGGGCGCATCCGTGAGTCCCAGTACCAGATCCAGCTTCGAGAGAAGCAGAAGCTCAAGTTCATGTACGGCGTGCTCGAGAAGCAGTTCCGCAGGTACTACCGCAACGCAGCAAGCAAGAGCGGCATCACTGGCACGAACCTGCTGGCGATCCTCGAGACCCGCCTCGACAATGTCGTGTACCGCGCCGGATTCGCGAGCACGAGGCCCCAGGCTCGCCAGCTCGTGAACCACGGTCACTTCCTCGTCAATGGCCGAAAGGTCGACATCCCCTCCTATGAGGTCCGTGCAGGCGATGTGGTCACGGTCAAGGAACGCTCACGCGAGGTGCTCCCGATCCAGCACGCCATCGACACGGTTGGTCGAACGGTCCCCGAGTGGCTGGCAGCGGACGGCAAGGGTCGGACAATCACCGTTGATGCGATACCAAGCCGGGAACAGATCGACACCGACATCAAGGAACAACTCATCGTCGAGCTCTACTCCAAGTAG
- the rpsK gene encoding 30S ribosomal protein S11: MTTESPEQAAPVTPASPPPDEEAAEAAVPQQRRRRGKRTITHGQVHIKASFNNTILTITDQDGKVAAWTSGGSVGFKGSRKSTPYAAQVAAEQAARKAGEMGVRKLDVIVRGSGSGRETAIRTLQNMGIEITGIKDVTPVPHNGCRPKKRKGR; this comes from the coding sequence ATGACGACGGAATCACCAGAGCAGGCCGCGCCGGTGACGCCGGCGTCACCACCACCGGACGAGGAGGCAGCCGAGGCGGCCGTTCCCCAGCAGCGCCGCCGTCGGGGGAAGCGGACGATCACGCATGGTCAGGTGCACATCAAGGCCAGCTTCAACAACACGATCTTGACCATCACCGACCAGGACGGCAAGGTCGCCGCCTGGACCTCGGGTGGTTCGGTGGGCTTCAAGGGTTCACGCAAGTCGACACCGTACGCGGCACAGGTCGCCGCCGAGCAGGCGGCTCGCAAGGCTGGCGAGATGGGCGTCCGGAAGCTCGATGTCATCGTCAGAGGCTCGGGTTCCGGTCGTGAGACAGCCATCCGCACCCTTCAGAACATGGGAATCGAGATCACCGGAATCAAGGATGTGACGCCGGTTCCCCACAACGGCTGCCGCCCCAAGAAGCGGAAGGGTCGCTGA
- the rpsM gene encoding 30S ribosomal protein S13, whose protein sequence is MARIGGVDLPRDKRIEVGLTYVYGIGISSSRTTLGALDIDMDTKVRDLSDAEVLKIRQFIEANYKIEGDLRREVAQNIKRKIEIGCYQGLRHRRGLPVRGQRTHTNARTRKGKRVAIAGKKKVTK, encoded by the coding sequence ATGGCACGAATCGGCGGAGTCGATCTTCCAAGGGATAAGCGCATCGAGGTCGGGCTCACCTATGTCTACGGCATCGGGATCTCGAGCTCACGCACAACGCTCGGAGCGCTCGACATCGACATGGACACCAAGGTCAGGGACCTCTCGGATGCCGAAGTACTCAAGATCAGACAGTTCATCGAAGCGAACTACAAGATCGAGGGTGACCTCCGACGCGAGGTTGCCCAAAACATCAAGCGCAAGATCGAGATCGGCTGCTATCAGGGGCTGCGTCATCGTCGTGGGCTCCCGGTTCGCGGCCAGCGAACCCACACCAACGCCAGAACCCGCAAGGGCAAGCGCGTCGCCATCGCAGGGAAGAAGAAGGTGACGAAGTAA
- the rpmJ gene encoding 50S ribosomal protein L36 gives MKVRASAKKMCDNCRVIRRHGRVWVICQNPRHKQRQG, from the coding sequence ATGAAAGTCAGAGCGTCGGCGAAGAAGATGTGCGACAACTGTCGCGTCATCCGCAGACACGGGCGCGTGTGGGTCATCTGTCAGAACCCGCGGCACAAGCAGCGTCAGGGGTAA
- the map gene encoding type I methionyl aminopeptidase — MNGTRLITRKSDADFDKMLVAGRCVAAIHAATRDAIAPGVTTRELDMIAREVLRAWDCQPSFLGYGGPANPFPGVICTSPNEVIVHGIPGDRTLREGDVISIDAGAIHEGWHGDAAYTVAVGEVSDEVRNLLEVTEEALWAGLRQAVHGNRLGDIGAAVEGVARPHGLGVVRDYVGHGIGRQMHEAPSVPNYGQQGKGLRLKTGMALALEPMFNLGTDASVVLDDEWTVVTADGRWSAHFEHTVLLTEKGSIVSTLPDPAPVAD, encoded by the coding sequence ATGAACGGCACACGACTGATCACACGCAAGTCGGACGCCGATTTCGACAAGATGCTGGTGGCGGGCCGATGCGTTGCGGCCATCCACGCCGCGACGCGCGACGCAATAGCCCCTGGCGTCACAACGCGGGAACTCGACATGATCGCACGCGAGGTGCTTCGCGCCTGGGATTGCCAGCCGTCGTTCCTCGGCTACGGAGGGCCCGCCAACCCGTTTCCCGGTGTGATCTGCACCTCGCCGAACGAAGTGATCGTGCACGGCATCCCGGGGGACCGGACGCTGCGCGAGGGTGATGTCATCTCGATCGACGCCGGAGCCATCCACGAGGGATGGCATGGGGATGCCGCATATACGGTGGCGGTTGGCGAGGTGAGCGACGAGGTACGGAACCTGTTGGAGGTCACCGAAGAGGCGCTTTGGGCTGGACTCCGCCAAGCGGTCCATGGGAATCGGCTCGGCGACATCGGCGCCGCCGTCGAGGGCGTTGCGCGACCACACGGTCTCGGCGTTGTGCGCGACTATGTCGGCCATGGCATCGGAAGGCAGATGCATGAGGCCCCGTCGGTTCCGAACTACGGGCAGCAGGGGAAGGGACTCCGACTCAAGACCGGCATGGCCTTGGCACTTGAGCCGATGTTCAACCTCGGCACTGATGCATCGGTCGTTCTCGACGACGAATGGACGGTCGTGACCGCAGACGGTCGCTGGTCGGCCCATTTCGAGCACACCGTCCTGCTCACCGAGAAGGGTTCCATCGTCTCGACCCTCCCGGATCCGGCACCGGTGGCCGACTGA
- a CDS encoding adenylate kinase — translation MADKRVGRRILFLGPPGAGKGTQADMLARTLGVPHISTGAMLRDAIAAGSDLGKQVEAVVASGALVSDDLVLALVEERLGRDDAACGYLLDGYPRNLTQANALAGSIGKGAIEVALLLEVDTEELVARLVKRAADEGRADDTEEVIRHRLEVYESETLPLIEHYGEAVIRVNGLGAIDEIFARIALALAR, via the coding sequence GTGGCCGACAAGCGCGTCGGGCGAAGGATTCTGTTTCTCGGACCACCGGGGGCAGGCAAGGGCACCCAGGCAGACATGCTCGCAAGGACACTCGGCGTCCCCCACATCTCAACCGGGGCCATGCTCAGGGACGCGATTGCGGCAGGCTCCGATCTCGGGAAACAGGTCGAGGCCGTGGTGGCGTCCGGTGCCCTCGTCTCGGATGATCTCGTTCTCGCGCTCGTCGAGGAGCGGCTGGGTCGCGACGACGCGGCATGCGGCTACCTCCTCGACGGCTATCCACGCAACCTGACACAGGCGAACGCTCTTGCTGGGTCGATCGGCAAGGGAGCCATCGAGGTGGCCCTGCTCCTCGAGGTCGATACGGAGGAGCTGGTCGCAAGGCTCGTCAAGCGTGCAGCGGACGAGGGGCGGGCGGATGACACGGAGGAAGTGATTCGTCACCGGCTCGAGGTCTACGAGTCCGAGACGCTTCCGCTCATCGAGCATTACGGCGAGGCCGTGATTCGTGTCAATGGGCTCGGCGCGATCGACGAGATCTTCGCCCGCATCGCCCTCGCTCTCGCTCGGTAG
- the secY gene encoding preprotein translocase subunit SecY: MLTAFRNAFRIRDLRNKILFTLFIFAIYRLGAQIPVPGVDLDAVRSFADQAEQSGFVGLLNLFSGGALTQLSIFALGIMPYITASIIMQLLAVVIPRLQALQEEGESGRKVITQWTRYLTVILALLQSTGFAYLFHSGQFTNGVDLIPNFTPRNVIIVVITMTAGTALLMWMGELITQRGIGNGMSLLIFVSIISQIPSQLAILNTNSQTYQFVTIAAMMVALTIGIIFIEQGQRRIPVQFSRRVRGRKVMGGQSTYIPLKVNMAGVIPVIFATSIMYFPALIASALPSAGWGAAVRDWINDNMLSSSGGGFSPSLWYIGVLALLVVFFTYFYTAIQFDPERQADMIQRQGGFIPGIRPGRATVNYLSHVLSRITLPGAMYLAVVTVLPSLFGWYWNVPVGLSGVSIIIVAGVALETTKQIESQLTMRNYEGFLS, translated from the coding sequence ATGCTCACCGCCTTCAGAAACGCCTTCAGGATCCGGGACCTCCGGAACAAGATCCTCTTCACCCTGTTCATCTTTGCGATCTACCGGCTCGGTGCCCAGATCCCGGTCCCTGGCGTCGATCTCGATGCGGTACGCAGCTTCGCAGACCAGGCAGAGCAATCCGGTTTCGTTGGTCTGTTGAACCTGTTCTCGGGTGGGGCGCTGACGCAGCTGTCCATCTTCGCGCTCGGCATCATGCCGTACATCACCGCGTCGATCATCATGCAGCTCCTCGCCGTGGTGATCCCGCGCCTGCAAGCACTCCAGGAAGAGGGAGAGTCGGGGAGGAAGGTCATCACCCAATGGACCCGATACCTGACCGTCATTCTCGCGCTGTTGCAGTCAACCGGCTTTGCGTACCTGTTCCACTCGGGCCAGTTCACCAACGGCGTCGACCTTATCCCGAACTTCACACCGCGCAATGTGATCATCGTCGTGATCACCATGACCGCCGGTACCGCCCTGCTCATGTGGATGGGTGAGCTGATCACCCAACGCGGCATCGGCAACGGGATGTCACTGCTCATCTTCGTGTCCATCATCAGCCAGATCCCGAGCCAGCTCGCGATCCTGAACACCAATTCGCAGACCTACCAGTTCGTGACGATCGCCGCGATGATGGTCGCTCTCACCATCGGCATCATCTTCATCGAGCAAGGCCAGCGCCGAATACCCGTGCAGTTCTCGCGCCGGGTGCGGGGCCGGAAGGTGATGGGTGGCCAGTCGACCTACATCCCGCTCAAGGTCAACATGGCAGGTGTCATCCCCGTCATCTTCGCGACCTCGATCATGTACTTCCCTGCGCTCATCGCATCGGCTCTTCCCTCGGCCGGGTGGGGGGCTGCGGTCCGTGACTGGATCAACGACAACATGCTCTCCTCGAGCGGCGGCGGGTTCTCACCGTCCCTGTGGTACATCGGTGTGCTCGCGCTTCTCGTGGTGTTCTTCACCTACTTCTATACGGCGATCCAGTTCGATCCGGAGCGCCAGGCAGACATGATTCAGCGCCAAGGCGGCTTTATCCCGGGCATCAGGCCTGGGCGGGCAACGGTCAACTACCTGTCGCATGTCCTGAGCCGGATCACCCTTCCGGGCGCCATGTATCTCGCGGTGGTCACGGTGCTCCCGTCGCTCTTCGGCTGGTACTGGAATGTGCCGGTCGGCCTTTCGGGTGTGTCGATCATCATCGTGGCTGGCGTTGCTCTCGAAACCACCAAGCAGATCGAGAGCCAGCTCACGATGCGCAACTACGAAGGGTTCCTGTCCTAG